A segment of the Phalacrocorax aristotelis chromosome 5, bGulAri2.1, whole genome shotgun sequence genome:
CtagttttttccccccaatatATGAAAATTTccccttcaaaacaaaatgcagagcaCAGTTAAGCCAATACATGTGGATGCAGAGAACAGCTAACAGTAGAAACTAGAAGATCATCTTAGCTTGCAAAACTCAGCATCAGGTAAGATGCAGTTGCAATAGATGTTAGCAGTATTATTCCCTTAATCTATCTGCATGCTTACAACAGACTACAGCCCATTAATGTGTGGCAATGGTTATTTTGGTAGGCTCAATTAGAAAATCAGATATTCCTGAACAACACTTACCTCCTCTGTTTTCAAGGCTTCTCCTGTTTTCCCTTGAAGTGCTAGACGAAGTTGTCGAATATACACCTGCAACCCTCGAGCAAAATACTGTAGcctaaaaaatttaaaagcaatctGTTAATAAACTATACATATCCCAATAAAAGCATAAGCAAAGGGAagctgtaatttcattttttttccctttaggtAAAATGCTCAAAATAAGTCTTCTATCGACCTGATTTGTGCTTCTTTAgcattaaaacaataaaaatttacACTTTGTAACAGAACCCTACCACTTGCCTCTAAATGATTACCTGATTTTGAAGTCTTTCAATTTCTCTGCATTCAGCTTGGCTGTGAGGAAGTCTGGAAGTTTACGACCCAGCTGATGGAAGCTATATAACAAACACTCCACATAACTGAATTGCAGCTTGGGCTCTTCACTGCCAGCGTTTTCACCATTCTCTGCTTCGTCTGGGGGAAGTGGCATATATTCCTAatgaacagaaaggaagaacaaatgCATGAGACACATTTTTGCAGGCCAACCgttcttttgctgtgtttgaacTGGAGTGTTTATTTATGCTAACAATTTAAGAAGTATCCCCATCCTTATACTAATGGGACGAACAGCTGCAGGTAGTCTTGGTGCAGGTGATTTGCCTGCACTTATGTGACTTGACAACTCCAACTCAGAGGGAATATTACACCAGCAGTCCGACCACATGAAGCAACAACGTACTGCATCAATGCTTCTGAAACAGCGCTGAATTTACTTAAAATTGTCAGTGCAGATACAGCCTTTAATGAGATCAACACGAGTCTCTAATGactataaaatttaaaaggaacaaaaccacaTGAGTTTACTGGATTAAAAACATTATGCAGGTAACAGACCTCTATATCTATACAAAGGCTTTGAACTGCAAAATGATATTTGACCTTATATCATGGACAGAGCCATCTTCGCAATAGCCACTTTAGAAAAAGGATAAATagattaatagaaaaaaataacttgttttgattaaaactttttttaaaaaagtgtttacaTGAGTAAAAACTTAAGCAGTCTTACCAGTAATTTATCAAACAGCTTCTTTAAATTTGATTCAAGTTTCTCCATATCGCCACAAAATGAGCTCATTTCAGCAAGAAGCTTCAACACCTATACATAAGGATAAGCCgggtttttttgtgttaacTGGAAAGTACAAAGGCTTTACTTTCAACCTAAAAGCGATTATCACAtctgctggcacagcagaggTCAGCTATTACAATTAAACCCGTCCCAAACATCAGGAAAGAATACAAGGAGGAACATGTCTAGTCTGTTTTCCATGTCctcaaacagaaacacaggccTGCGTGTCTAATCCCAGCAAGCATTGTTAGTCAACAAGAAATTTCATCTCCCACATATGCAGCACAACTCACCTTCACAGTGAGATTCACAGAGATCTAACTGAAGCCGCAGCACTGATTAACGTACGCAAAATTACAGACATTAAGCCACTCCCTTGGGAGGCTAAATTAGCACAAGCCATGCAACAATCATTTCAGTAAATGCTATGtgcttaaaaaaacctgacagtAATATAAAAATGATTACACTGATCTACTTATTCTAGCCTTGCCGCAAAAGCTCAGAACAAATGACACATGCTTTAAAAGGCAATGCTCAGTCATGCCCCAATACAgcaaaatcttgttttctaGTGCAACTAGTCTTCCTCCAAGCCAAGAACTGAAAACCACTTAAAAAAGGAGTTcgcaatttttaaaatagccatTTTTGTCTAAGATGCTTATTTTTTACaatttgaaagacattttaggTTTGGCTTACCTCTAACTGGATATCAAGGCCTTCCACTGGAGTAGTCAAAGAACTGAGGTTTGGCAGAACGTGCTCACAGAAGTAAGTAACAAATTTTGTGGAATgaacatttttctgcaaaaaaccACCGCACATTATTCAGGCTACTCTTCAAGTTTGAAGGAGTTAAATATTCTTCCCTCATCACTCTGCCACCCTCATAAATGCCTACCACACAGCTATACCTTTATTAAACTTCCCTCTAACTCCTACACCGCAGGGACCCTTCCAGGTAGCTTAAACTCACAGGCTGTCTGCAACAGGGGCTGAAGATTGCCTACAACCTGTGAATAGGCCTTTAAATGCTGCAATTGCCTGGCACTAGACTCGAAATAATCAAACTCATACAGGTGTGAGCCTAGTGCAAGAATCTTCTCCTAATTCACTGTAACAtcttaaatttgaaaaaaaaacgTTGAAGACAAGAGAATAATACAAAAGCAGTTTGTATACAGAGGTTCTAAAGAtgttttccaatattttaatacattcgAAGCTGAAGGTGGAGAAGTACTGATATGTTGTCATTCTTACCTAATCATTGAGAACACCAAAGAGAAGCTACAGCCATTAACTTCccacaaaggaaataaatacatactgAGAAGAGTGGCACTGCCTGGCGAGTACACTGTAGAAGTCTGTCCACACAATCTGGATCAGATGGATTGAACGTTTGTTCCAGGTCAGCTTGTTCGGCTACAAGCTCCACCAGTTGTTGCCTCCCACTTACTGTCTGTAAGCTTTTTAATCCAGACAATATTTTCATGAACAGAACAAATTCCTCGCCCGTCACATCTTCCAGCACCTTAACAGAACAccagaaaacatatttctatGGTGGTAATTTGCAAACCTCCAAGTCAAACCTACTTGATTTGAAAAGGTGAAGTGTGTAAATGTTTAGCATTTAAAATTAGCTTCTAGTTAATTGAAAACACAAGTTTAGAGAACACATGAAAACATGCAATACAATTAGATGCACCTCCAACTTAAAGTAACTGCCATCAAGTTGTGCCTAGGAAACATAATTCCTCTTGAACTCTAACCTTAAAGAACAGATTTCTTCTCTAACAAAATCATATCCTTCAGGcagaataaatattaaatgaatgTCTACTCATTATTGATTGTTTTAATACCTTTTGTATCTTTCTCAGCTTGGGGAATGCACAGGaatctcatgaaattcaacaaagacaaataaatgcaaagccCTGCATCTGGGATGAACTAATTTCCATGCATCAGCACAAGTTGGGGACTGACTGGCTGGGgaactgctctgctgagaagacCCTGAGGGTTCTGGGGGACAGCAGGCTAAACCTAAGTGTCAGCATCATTCCCTGGGTGATGAACAGTGTCCTGGGCTGTGACAAGAACACAGCCAGTAGACTGAGGGAAGGCAAAGGGATCGGGGATTGCCCTTTGCTATACCTTCATGAGACCAAATCTCCAATACTGCACCTAGTGTCAGGCCCTCCTGTATGAGGAAGTTGTTGATAAGCTTTAGAAAGCCCAGCCAACAAGGTGATCAGTGTCTAGAGCACATCACCTGTGAGCAGAACCTAAGGaaactgtgctttttcagcctaaaGAAAGTCATAAGGGGGTAATGCAACCTAACACTGATCTTCCGATATGTTAAGAGCAAGTCACGAAGAGCAGTAGCCAGGTTCTTCACTGAGGTGGGGCAGGGTGAGAATGAGACAATGATACAAAACTGAAATGGGAGGTCCCAACtggataaaggaaaaaaaaaaaatgttgaggaCAATTAAACGTTGGAGCTGGTTCCCCAGAGAGCATGGCCAACCTCCAGCCTTAGAGGTTTCCAAAACCCAGCTAGACAAAGCACCAAGAAATCTGATCTGAACTCAGCTGAGCATGAATCACTGACGTGATTGATCTCCGGATTGATCTCCCAAAGTCCCCTTCCAACATGAATGATTCTAATAAAAGTCACTCTTACAAAATGAGAAGAGCCTAGCATTATTTTAACATTCCCACAAAAAACGCTGCAAAGTTTGGATTGCAGCAGAATAGGATAACTAGAAGACCACATTTGTACAATGCTTAACTCTACAAGTAGTTTAAACAGATCTCCAAAGCAACACCAGTGATGAGGGATGGTTTAATAATACTTAAGTTTGTACTGAAATACGACACTCACCTTCTTTGATTCAGCCAATATGAACTCTTCTACCTCCTTTGTCATTACCTCCTCAGGCAGGGTTTTCAGTTTTGTAGAGAGGAACTTGATGGCTCGCTCTCTCACAATATCCTCTCCCTGCAGAATTTGACTGAATAAGCCTCCCAAAGTCCCTGAAGGGAGAATAAATCGGGTAATGTACATTATTTTAGAAGAGCTGAACCTTCTATGCAGAAGAAGTTTCCTTCTCTAAGACCCCATGAAACATTTTACAATAACTGCTATACtaacttttaagaaaaactaCAATTTTCACATAGCTTGACATAAGAATCCACATTCTTTTACTGGTCTGTATAATTCAGATTCAAAATTATTGAAAAGTTCAGTATTGTTTCTAAAACCAAACGACGAGTGTGTGCCCCTAACTTCTGCAACTTAGTAAGAAGATACAAAATTGAGTCCTGTTATCCTACTAGAGACTGGGAAGTATTAGTGAAAGACATTTATAGAAAAATGTGTCCTTTACCTTTAGCATCCATCTTAAATATACTGAGCAAAGCATTGTTCACCAAGTTGAATTCTGCAGAATCatctgaagagagaaaaaaaacctggtaTGCATATCCTTGAAATGCAAACCTAAGAGCAGAAAACCAAAGATTTCTAATATCACACAAGTAGTATTCTATCCTCAGCATTTAACTGTAAACAACATAACTGGTATTTTTAATGACTACTACTCAGAAGTAGAaagctagaagaaaaacaaaaagctatttGCCACTTCAGCCTCCCTGCCAAAACTTTAACATTACAAACTTGATCGGACTGCAAACTTGAGGGAGAATTAGTCATCAATATATCTAGTCATTTTAAGGAACAGTTGAATAAACAAGCTGACCTTTACTAAATTAAGGTAAAATAAGTAGTTATTTCTTTCTAAACTCTTAAGTAGTCTATAGCATTTCTAGGTGGGAGAAACAATTTACCTCCTGAAGTAAACGGAGAAACATTTACgtctcaaaaaagaaaaaaagtctcttctGAGAAGCCTAGAGACTTAatcatgcatttttaatacaaatttgaCCATCTAATATTTAGCTCTCTGTAActtattcagattttaaaaaaatacatattgtaTATTAAATTCTAAGTGCTTTGTACCAAAAAGGCATTGTATGGAAGAAAATGccttcagaatttttaaagttCCTGACTACC
Coding sequences within it:
- the API5 gene encoding apoptosis inhibitor 5 isoform X2, producing the protein MMPTVEELYRNYGILADATETAGQHKDAYQVILDGVKGGAKEKRLAAQFIPKFFKHFPELADSAINAQLDLCEDEDVSIRRQAIKELPQFATGDNLPRVADILTQLLQSDDSAEFNLVNNALLSIFKMDAKGTLGGLFSQILQGEDIVRERAIKFLSTKLKTLPEEVMTKEVEEFILAESKKVLEDVTGEEFVLFMKILSGLKSLQTVSGRQQLVELVAEQADLEQTFNPSDPDCVDRLLQCTRQAVPLFSKNVHSTKFVTYFCEHVLPNLSSLTTPVEGLDIQLEVLKLLAEMSSFCGDMEKLESNLKKLFDKLLEYMPLPPDEAENGENAGSEEPKLQFSYVECLLYSFHQLGRKLPDFLTAKLNAEKLKDFKIRLQYFARGLQVYIRQLRLALQGKTGEALKTEENKIKVVALKITNNINVLIKDLFHIPPSYKSTVTLSWKPVQKTDASQKRASEDTTSSSPPKKASAGPKRDARQIYNPPSGKYSSNLGSFSYEQRGGFRGGRGRGWGGRGNRSRGRIY
- the API5 gene encoding apoptosis inhibitor 5 isoform X1 codes for the protein MMPTVEELYRNYGILADATETAGQHKDAYQVILDGVKGGAKEKRLAAQFIPKFFKHFPELADSAINAQLDLCEDEDVSIRRQAIKELPQFATGDNLPRVADILTQLLQSDDSAEFNLVNNALLSIFKMDAKGTLGGLFSQILQGEDIVRERAIKFLSTKLKTLPEEVMTKEVEEFILAESKKVLEDVTGEEFVLFMKILSGLKSLQTVSGRQQLVELVAEQADLEQTFNPSDPDCVDRLLQCTRQAVPLFSKNVHSTKFVTYFCEHVLPNLSSLTTPVEGLDIQLEVLKLLAEMSSFCGDMEKLESNLKKLFDKLLEYMPLPPDEAENGENAGSEEPKLQFSYVECLLYSFHQLGRKLPDFLTAKLNAEKLKDFKIRLQYFARGLQVYIRQLRLALQGKTGEALKTEENKIKVVALKITNNINVLIKDLFHIPPSYKSTVTLSWKPVQKTDASQKRASEDTTSSSPPKKASAGPKRDARQIYNPPSGKYSSNLGSFSYAPQISHWTDQFLQGVELGHLLSYGWACAELLLQPLLTLQT